In Pajaroellobacter abortibovis, the following are encoded in one genomic region:
- the msrB gene encoding peptide-methionine (R)-S-oxide reductase MsrB yields MKRVDQIEKKWEMELTPIQFKVCHQKGTEAPFTGEYWNLKACGIYQCVCCRTNLFHSDAKFDSGTGWPSFFEPINEASVAFVEDISHGMIRLEVQCAQCGAHLGHRFEDGPTPTGERYCIISTSLHFLAL; encoded by the coding sequence ATGAAAAGAGTGGATCAAATTGAAAAAAAATGGGAGATGGAACTGACCCCAATCCAGTTTAAAGTCTGCCATCAAAAAGGTACGGAAGCACCTTTTACAGGGGAGTATTGGAATCTAAAAGCGTGTGGGATTTATCAATGCGTATGTTGCCGGACGAATCTATTTCACTCAGACGCTAAGTTCGATTCCGGGACAGGATGGCCTAGTTTTTTTGAGCCCATCAACGAGGCTTCAGTTGCGTTTGTGGAGGATATTTCTCATGGAATGATACGGCTCGAAGTTCAATGTGCACAATGTGGCGCTCACTTAGGCCATAGATTTGAAGACGGACCAACCCCTACGGGAGAGAGATATTGTATTATTTCTACCTCTCTCCACTTTCTGGCACTCTAA